The following are encoded in a window of Bradyrhizobium sp. WBOS07 genomic DNA:
- a CDS encoding Na+/H+ antiporter subunit C — translation MELVLAIGIGTLAASGVWLILRPRTFQVIIGLSLLSYAVNLFIVAMGRLRTGAPVLIAKEIGDAAKHADPLPQALVLTAIVISFATTALFLVVLLAARGLARTDHVDGQEPEA, via the coding sequence ATGGAGCTCGTGCTGGCGATTGGCATTGGTACGCTTGCGGCGTCCGGCGTTTGGCTGATCCTCAGGCCGCGGACGTTTCAGGTCATCATCGGGCTGTCGCTGCTATCCTATGCCGTCAACCTCTTCATCGTGGCCATGGGGCGCTTGCGGACCGGAGCTCCCGTGCTCATCGCAAAGGAAATCGGAGATGCCGCCAAGCATGCTGATCCGCTCCCACAGGCGCTCGTCCTGACTGCAATCGTCATCAGCTTTGCGACCACCGCGCTGTTCCTGGTGGTCCTCCTCGCAGCACGCGGCCTCGCACGAACCGATCACGTCGACGGTCAGGAGCCGGAAGCGTGA
- a CDS encoding monovalent cation/H+ antiporter subunit D: protein MSGAAGLVIAPIILPLLAGAGMLLLNGEKHRTIVAGLNVAGTLALVWIAAILLGLSDSGSRIVYRLGNWPAPFGIVLVLDRLSALMLMLSNVLALASAVFSLARWHRAGAHFHSLFQFLLMGLNGAFLTGDLFNLFVFFELLLAASYGLLLHGSGLTRVKAGLHYVVVNLAASLLFLIGVSLIYGVTGTLNMADLAARMPQVAAESRGLLEAGAGVLAVAFLLKAGMWPLSFWLPTAYAAATPPVASIFAIMTKVGVYVVLRLSLLLFGEGTGASAGFGSDWLLWGGLATILFGAIGTLASQDTARLGGFSVLVSSGTLLAATGMGQVGVTGGALFYLVSSTLGISAFFLLIELIERGREPGADVIAVTREAYGEEVEVEETDENVGIAIVATMAWLGVAFIGCALVIAGLPPLSGFIAKFALLAAALDPAAVHRSGTVPGSAWAFLVVLILSGLATLIAMTRAGIRIFWASPDRTVPRVRLIEMAPIMFLLIMCAAQTVLAGPVIRFMQATAQSLHAPTGYVGDILETGVRDSRKADSK, encoded by the coding sequence GTGAGCGGCGCCGCGGGTTTGGTCATTGCGCCCATCATCCTCCCGCTGCTGGCAGGTGCCGGCATGCTGCTGCTCAATGGAGAAAAGCACCGGACCATCGTCGCCGGCCTCAACGTCGCGGGAACCCTCGCACTGGTATGGATCGCGGCGATCCTGCTTGGATTATCAGATTCCGGATCCCGCATCGTCTATCGTTTGGGCAATTGGCCTGCTCCGTTCGGAATAGTCCTCGTCCTCGATCGGCTGTCCGCGCTCATGCTGATGCTGAGCAACGTGCTGGCACTGGCTTCGGCTGTGTTCTCTCTTGCGCGTTGGCACCGGGCGGGTGCGCATTTCCATTCCTTGTTTCAGTTCCTGCTGATGGGCCTCAACGGCGCCTTTCTCACCGGCGATCTCTTCAACCTTTTCGTATTCTTCGAACTGTTGCTGGCGGCTTCATACGGCCTTCTGCTGCATGGCTCCGGCCTCACGCGGGTGAAGGCAGGACTGCATTACGTCGTGGTGAACCTTGCGGCCTCTTTGCTGTTTCTGATCGGAGTCAGCCTGATCTACGGCGTCACGGGGACGCTCAACATGGCCGATCTTGCGGCGCGGATGCCGCAGGTCGCCGCGGAGAGCCGCGGCTTGCTCGAAGCCGGTGCCGGCGTGCTCGCAGTCGCCTTCCTCCTCAAGGCCGGGATGTGGCCCCTGAGCTTCTGGCTGCCCACGGCCTACGCAGCCGCAACTCCGCCGGTCGCGTCGATCTTCGCGATCATGACCAAGGTCGGCGTGTATGTCGTGCTCCGACTATCGCTGTTGCTTTTCGGCGAAGGCACCGGCGCTTCGGCCGGCTTCGGCAGCGACTGGTTGTTGTGGGGTGGATTGGCGACGATCCTGTTCGGGGCGATCGGCACATTGGCGTCGCAGGACACCGCCCGCCTCGGCGGCTTTTCGGTGCTCGTATCCTCTGGAACCTTGCTCGCCGCGACAGGGATGGGACAAGTCGGCGTCACCGGCGGCGCGCTGTTCTACCTCGTCAGTTCGACGCTCGGCATCAGCGCGTTTTTCCTTCTCATCGAACTCATCGAACGCGGCCGCGAACCTGGTGCGGACGTGATCGCCGTCACCAGGGAGGCTTATGGTGAAGAAGTCGAAGTGGAAGAAACAGACGAGAATGTCGGCATCGCCATCGTAGCCACCATGGCGTGGCTGGGCGTCGCTTTCATTGGATGCGCGCTGGTGATCGCCGGCTTGCCGCCCTTATCAGGGTTCATCGCCAAATTTGCGCTGCTTGCTGCGGCGCTCGACCCGGCAGCCGTGCATCGGAGCGGTACCGTTCCCGGCAGCGCATGGGCGTTTCTCGTGGTGCTGATTCTGTCCGGCCTCGCGACGTTGATTGCGATGACACGCGCCGGAATCCGCATCTTCTGGGCGTCGCCGGATCGCACGGTGCCGCGTGTACGCCTGATCGAGATGGCGCCGATCATGTTCCTGCTGATCATGTGCGCGGCACAAACGGTCTTGGCGGGACCCGTGATTCGTTTCATGCAGGCTACGGCGCAGTCTCTGCACGCGCCAACCGGCTACGTCGGTGACATCCTGGAAACTGGCGTCCGAGACAGTCGAAAGGCGGACAGCAAATGA
- a CDS encoding Na+/H+ antiporter subunit E: MTRFLPFPIVSFCLLALWLLLNQALTFGHLLLGCVVALAGGRILTVLELPHTRLRRPGLMLRLLGLVAVDVIRSNLAVAQIVLGFGRRHRKSGFVNIPLDMRNPYGLACLACIITSTPGTLWVNFDAQKGSLLIHVLDLVDEDDWIRTIKDRYERHLLEIFQ; encoded by the coding sequence ATGACACGCTTCCTGCCCTTTCCAATCGTCAGCTTCTGCCTGCTCGCATTGTGGCTGCTGCTCAATCAAGCGCTTACGTTCGGCCATCTCCTCCTCGGTTGTGTCGTTGCGCTCGCCGGCGGTCGGATTCTCACCGTGCTCGAGCTACCGCATACACGTCTCAGGCGCCCCGGCCTCATGCTGCGATTGTTGGGCCTGGTGGCGGTTGACGTCATCCGCTCAAATCTTGCGGTGGCGCAGATCGTTCTCGGCTTCGGGCGGCGGCACCGAAAGTCGGGATTCGTGAACATTCCTCTCGACATGCGCAATCCGTACGGGCTGGCCTGCTTGGCTTGCATCATTACGTCGACCCCCGGCACGCTTTGGGTGAACTTCGATGCTCAGAAGGGCTCGTTGTTGATCCATGTTCTGGACCTCGTCGATGAAGACGACTGGATCCGCACCATCAAGGACCGCTACGAACGCCATCTGCTGGAGATATTCCAATGA
- a CDS encoding K+/H+ antiporter subunit F produces the protein MSQLVLSYSLVVAQILVGLAIGCGAVRVFLGPRAQDRVLGFDTLSVNAMLLLLTFGIRSGEPLYFEAALAMAVFGFVGTVALAKFLLRGEVIE, from the coding sequence ATGAGCCAGCTCGTGCTCAGCTACTCGCTCGTCGTCGCGCAGATCTTGGTAGGACTGGCGATCGGATGCGGTGCTGTCCGCGTTTTTCTCGGGCCGCGGGCGCAGGACCGCGTCCTGGGCTTCGACACCTTGTCCGTGAATGCGATGTTGCTGCTTTTGACGTTCGGAATCCGATCCGGCGAGCCGCTCTATTTCGAGGCGGCTCTGGCCATGGCGGTCTTCGGTTTCGTCGGCACGGTCGCGTTGGCCAAGTTCCTGCTCCGCGGCGAGGTGATCGAATGA
- the mnhG gene encoding monovalent cation/H(+) antiporter subunit G translates to MNGIEQLQPWAAALTAVLLLLGASVTLIGSLGLLRLNTFYERVHAPTLGTTLGTFFIAVASMLYFSVLQSRPVLHEMLIVALGIVTTPIALTVLVGAARFRDTAERTTQAGEPEAD, encoded by the coding sequence ATGAACGGCATCGAACAATTGCAGCCCTGGGCCGCTGCTCTCACGGCGGTTCTCCTTCTGCTCGGCGCTTCTGTCACGCTGATCGGTTCGCTGGGACTTTTGCGGCTCAACACGTTCTACGAACGGGTCCATGCGCCGACACTCGGGACGACGCTCGGCACTTTCTTCATCGCGGTCGCTTCAATGCTCTACTTCTCCGTCCTGCAGAGCAGACCAGTGTTGCATGAAATGCTGATTGTGGCGTTGGGCATCGTGACGACTCCGATTGCGCTGACAGTGTTGGTGGGTGCGGCCCGGTTTCGCGATACTGCCGAACGGACTACTCAGGCCGGCGAGCCGGAGGCCGATTGA
- a CDS encoding universal stress protein gives MNIVAATDFSTRSHRAVRQAGLLARAKHAELHLVHVVDDDRPPDLVHMEEREAHRVLIEQIGAVPELRDIRCHPTVIKGHPVDGISRAAAAAGADLVVMGAHRKQFLRDMVTGTTIERVIRGGKYPVLMVNNEAQRHYERVLVPVDMSDTSAQAIRVGLSTGLLEDEAATLLHAFSPMGKTRLISSGASTAVIDGYVESERHRAMEELSAFLVTNGFDMRRWSLRVGEGGAVHVITRAVEEKRPDLLVMGTHSRSGLLRALIGSVTEEVLRSVNVDVLVVPPVELRASNPDDRSRIEAATRT, from the coding sequence ATGAACATCGTCGCTGCGACGGATTTCTCGACACGCTCACATCGCGCTGTGCGGCAGGCGGGTCTGCTGGCTCGCGCCAAGCATGCTGAGCTGCATCTTGTCCATGTGGTTGACGATGATCGACCGCCTGATCTGGTCCACATGGAAGAGCGCGAGGCCCATCGGGTCCTGATCGAGCAGATCGGAGCCGTACCGGAACTGCGTGATATTCGCTGTCATCCGACGGTCATCAAGGGCCATCCCGTCGATGGGATATCGCGCGCAGCCGCGGCGGCCGGCGCGGATCTTGTCGTCATGGGCGCTCATCGCAAGCAGTTTTTGCGCGATATGGTCACAGGTACCACTATCGAGCGGGTCATTCGCGGAGGAAAGTATCCGGTGCTGATGGTGAACAATGAGGCGCAGCGGCACTACGAGCGGGTTCTGGTGCCGGTCGACATGTCCGACACGTCCGCACAAGCAATTCGCGTCGGTCTATCCACCGGGCTGCTTGAAGATGAAGCAGCAACGCTTCTGCATGCCTTCTCGCCTATGGGAAAGACGCGGCTGATCAGCTCTGGCGCGAGCACCGCCGTCATCGATGGATACGTCGAGAGCGAGCGGCACAGAGCGATGGAGGAACTGAGCGCCTTTCTCGTGACCAATGGGTTCGACATGCGACGATGGTCGCTTCGGGTTGGCGAAGGCGGAGCGGTGCACGTCATAACCCGTGCCGTCGAGGAGAAACGGCCTGATCTGCTGGTGATGGGCACGCACAGCAGATCCGGATTGCTGCGGGCGTTGATCGGGAGCGTAACGGAAGAAGTCCTGCGTTCCGTGAATGTGGACGTCCTGGTCGTGCCTCCCGTCGAACTCCGAGCATCGAATCCGGACGATCGGTCCAGGATCGAAGCTGCAACCCGCACCTGA
- a CDS encoding Bug family tripartite tricarboxylate transporter substrate binding protein — protein sequence MRFIRIAFAVAGFAVLMLEPLTAQNRTTPLRIIYPFAGGGSGDVLTRLVADRLSVVLERPVIVEPRAGAAGRLGVHAVKTSEPDGNTLLATPIAPMAVYQSVYPALDYDPVKDFAPVSQIATFDFGICIDPKIPASNISELVTWLKANPDKANFGTPGAGTLPHFFGLMFAKAAGVPLQHIAYKGGTVALTDLMGGQIPIVFLSTNELAELHKSGRIRVLATSGVQRSTFLPDVPTFREIGYEIEGGGWWGFFAPAGTPAATVSKLSGAIARIVQEDDVKARIAQIGLRPTGTSPEEFARIQREDIERWAVPIKASGFRPEQ from the coding sequence ATGCGGTTCATCCGAATTGCTTTCGCGGTCGCCGGCTTCGCTGTGCTGATGCTGGAGCCTCTCACAGCCCAGAACCGCACCACGCCCCTTCGCATCATCTACCCGTTTGCCGGAGGAGGGTCCGGCGACGTCCTGACCCGGTTGGTTGCCGATCGGCTGAGCGTGGTGCTCGAACGTCCGGTGATCGTGGAGCCACGTGCGGGAGCCGCCGGCCGCCTCGGCGTGCACGCTGTCAAGACGTCCGAGCCGGACGGCAACACGCTGCTGGCCACTCCGATAGCTCCAATGGCGGTGTATCAAAGCGTCTACCCCGCCCTCGACTACGATCCGGTCAAGGACTTCGCGCCGGTCTCACAGATTGCCACCTTTGATTTCGGCATCTGCATCGACCCGAAGATTCCCGCCAGCAACATTTCCGAGCTCGTCACTTGGCTGAAGGCAAACCCCGACAAGGCGAACTTCGGCACACCGGGCGCAGGCACGCTTCCCCATTTCTTCGGATTGATGTTTGCGAAGGCCGCCGGCGTGCCGCTGCAGCACATCGCCTACAAGGGAGGCACGGTCGCCCTGACCGACCTGATGGGTGGCCAGATCCCCATCGTCTTCCTGTCGACCAATGAATTGGCCGAGTTGCACAAGTCTGGTCGGATACGCGTGCTGGCGACCTCCGGCGTGCAACGGTCGACATTCCTGCCAGATGTTCCAACGTTCAGGGAGATCGGATACGAGATCGAAGGTGGCGGTTGGTGGGGGTTCTTTGCACCTGCCGGCACTCCGGCCGCGACGGTATCCAAGCTGAGCGGTGCAATCGCGCGGATTGTCCAGGAGGACGACGTCAAGGCGCGCATTGCGCAGATCGGACTGAGGCCGACCGGTACATCGCCCGAGGAATTTGCCCGCATTCAGCGCGAGGATATCGAACGCTGGGCCGTGCCGATCAAGGCGTCCGGCTTCAGGCCGGAGCAGTAG
- a CDS encoding LysR family transcriptional regulator — protein MDDLRLRRLKLRDLHILDAVAEAGSMAKAAPRLGMSQPAVSRVVADMEHLLGVPLFDRTSTGVELTRFGRALRRRTNIVTDELKQGLGELAFLADPTQGEIRIGTTEPMTALTATIIQNISEVYPKIRFVIRADDTLALHERLRQREIDIAVTRMAADFDRYEDLTGEALFEDELAVIAGKHNPLVRRRRLTLRSLINERWLLGQPAASFLRPFIEEAFRTEGLDVPEATVTCGSYAMQINLLAAGRFLAILPRAALRYPTPHPTLVPLRLRMPTTRRPVGLVRLTHRHVSPTVSLFTSVAREAAAKMR, from the coding sequence ATGGACGATCTGCGCCTGCGGCGGCTGAAGCTCCGCGATCTGCACATTCTCGACGCCGTCGCCGAAGCCGGAAGCATGGCGAAGGCTGCGCCACGGCTCGGCATGTCGCAACCCGCCGTGTCGCGCGTGGTAGCCGACATGGAGCACCTGCTTGGCGTGCCCCTGTTCGATCGGACATCGACGGGCGTGGAGTTGACGAGATTCGGCCGGGCGCTGCGCCGCCGCACCAACATCGTCACCGACGAGCTCAAGCAAGGCCTCGGCGAGCTGGCGTTTCTGGCGGACCCGACGCAGGGCGAGATTCGTATCGGCACGACGGAGCCCATGACGGCGCTGACGGCGACGATCATCCAGAACATCTCGGAGGTATATCCAAAGATCAGGTTTGTCATCAGAGCGGACGATACGCTGGCGCTGCATGAGAGGTTGCGTCAGCGCGAGATCGACATCGCGGTGACGCGAATGGCGGCAGACTTCGACCGCTACGAGGATCTGACCGGAGAGGCGTTGTTCGAGGACGAGCTTGCCGTGATCGCGGGAAAGCACAATCCGCTCGTGCGCCGCAGGCGCCTCACGCTGCGGAGCCTGATCAACGAGAGATGGCTGCTCGGCCAGCCGGCAGCCTCGTTCCTGCGTCCCTTCATCGAGGAGGCCTTCCGAACCGAAGGACTGGATGTGCCGGAGGCAACGGTGACGTGCGGCTCATACGCGATGCAGATCAATCTGCTTGCGGCCGGTCGCTTCCTCGCGATCCTGCCCAGGGCCGCGCTCCGCTATCCCACGCCGCACCCGACATTGGTTCCGCTTCGCCTGCGAATGCCGACAACGCGCCGGCCGGTCGGCCTGGTGCGGCTGACGCATCGCCATGTGAGTCCAACCGTCAGCCTCTTCACCAGCGTGGCGCGTGAAGCGGCTGCGAAAATGCGATAA
- a CDS encoding substrate-binding domain-containing protein — MEKVRILSTLGLMGAMRSLSSAFEAATGIHVDADFAPTLALLKRLRDGEAADLVILTREGLDEMIAEGRVLADGAADLARSYVGIAVRAGQPHPDIGSEAALRKSLLAARSVAYSRLGASGVYFAQLIVQIGIAAEINARATIVEQGFTAQRLVSGEADLAVQQISELKQVEGIEVVGPIPYELQTPAVFSAGRMANAKQAGAADRLLRYLASPQVVPVLRRSGLEP, encoded by the coding sequence ATGGAAAAGGTTCGCATCCTGTCGACGCTCGGCCTGATGGGCGCGATGCGGAGCCTGTCCTCGGCCTTCGAGGCTGCAACAGGCATCCATGTCGACGCGGACTTCGCGCCGACCCTTGCCCTCCTGAAGCGCTTGCGCGACGGCGAGGCCGCTGATCTCGTCATCCTCACCCGCGAAGGGCTCGACGAGATGATCGCGGAGGGCCGCGTGCTTGCCGATGGCGCGGCCGATCTGGCGCGCTCCTATGTCGGCATCGCCGTGCGGGCCGGGCAGCCGCATCCCGACATCGGAAGCGAAGCGGCGCTGCGTAAGTCGCTGCTCGCGGCGCGGTCCGTCGCCTATTCGCGGCTGGGCGCGAGCGGCGTCTACTTCGCCCAGCTGATCGTACAGATTGGCATCGCAGCCGAGATCAACGCCAGGGCCACCATCGTCGAGCAAGGGTTCACGGCGCAGCGCCTCGTCAGCGGCGAGGCCGATCTGGCCGTGCAGCAGATCAGCGAGCTGAAGCAGGTCGAAGGCATCGAGGTGGTCGGCCCGATCCCGTATGAATTGCAGACGCCGGCGGTGTTCTCCGCCGGCCGCATGGCGAATGCCAAACAAGCCGGCGCCGCCGACCGGCTGCTGCGCTATCTGGCCTCGCCGCAGGTCGTTCCTGTGCTGCGCCGATCTGGACTGGAGCCCTAG
- a CDS encoding GrlR family regulatory protein yields MIEGFYKVRFQLGDAVGRSVMHAANGMLLGGNSAFAHIGSYEQTDSGVDVVINTVRHNPDPNYRAMAGTDDATLLAKGWADGDRYRFKGELKELPGIPFQSVMTPITDDEVPIAGGIGEAGIADGLYSIHLRMLDGLDGGLTGVMLLNRGRILGGDASFYYLGSYTAANGRWKGQILNQEHTPAKDDPIFGGHEVGIGFSGRYDAEEAVLEAAALAGKRSLRLTAALKLMHRG; encoded by the coding sequence GTGATTGAAGGCTTCTACAAGGTGAGATTTCAGCTCGGCGATGCCGTCGGGCGCAGTGTGATGCATGCTGCCAACGGCATGTTGCTCGGCGGCAATTCGGCGTTCGCCCATATCGGCAGTTACGAGCAAACCGACAGCGGCGTCGACGTCGTGATCAACACCGTTCGCCACAACCCCGATCCGAACTACCGCGCCATGGCCGGCACCGACGACGCCACCTTGCTCGCCAAGGGCTGGGCGGACGGCGATCGCTATCGCTTCAAGGGCGAGCTGAAGGAGCTGCCGGGCATTCCCTTCCAGTCGGTGATGACGCCGATCACGGACGACGAGGTGCCGATCGCCGGTGGCATCGGCGAAGCCGGCATCGCCGACGGTCTTTATTCCATCCATCTGCGCATGCTCGACGGTCTCGACGGCGGCCTCACCGGCGTGATGCTGCTCAACCGCGGCCGCATCCTCGGCGGCGATGCCTCGTTCTACTATCTCGGCAGCTACACCGCCGCGAACGGCCGCTGGAAGGGCCAGATCCTCAACCAGGAGCACACGCCGGCCAAGGACGATCCGATCTTCGGCGGCCACGAGGTCGGCATCGGCTTCTCCGGCCGCTACGACGCGGAAGAGGCGGTGCTGGAGGCGGCTGCGCTTGCCGGCAAGCGCAGCCTGCGCCTGACCGCCGCGCTCAAGCTGATGCACCGCGGCTGA
- a CDS encoding glutamine synthetase beta-grasp domain-containing protein: MTKYKLEYIWLDGYTPTPNLRGKTQIKEFASFPTLEQLPLWGFDGSSTMQAEGHSSDCVLKPVAVFPDGARTNGVLVMCEVMMPDGKTPHPSNKRATILDDSGAWFGFEQEYFFYKDGRPLGFPEYGYPAPQGPYYTGVGYKFVGDVARKIVEEHLDLCLAAGINHEGINAEVAKGQWEFQIFGKGSKKAADEMWMARYLMLRLTEKYGIDIEFHCKPLGDTDWNGSGMHANFSTEYMRTVGGKEYFEALMAAFDKNLMDHIAVYGPDNDKRLTGKHETAPWNKFSYGVADRGASIRVPHSFVNNGYKGYLEDRRPNSQGDPYQIASQILKTIASVPTDKKAAA, translated from the coding sequence ATGACCAAGTACAAGCTCGAGTACATCTGGCTCGACGGATATACGCCGACTCCGAATTTGCGCGGCAAAACTCAGATCAAGGAATTCGCGTCGTTCCCGACGCTCGAGCAGCTTCCGCTCTGGGGCTTCGATGGCTCCTCCACCATGCAGGCCGAAGGCCACAGCTCCGATTGCGTGCTGAAGCCGGTCGCGGTGTTCCCCGACGGTGCCCGCACCAACGGCGTGCTGGTGATGTGCGAAGTCATGATGCCGGACGGCAAGACCCCGCATCCGTCCAACAAGCGCGCCACTATTCTCGACGATTCCGGCGCCTGGTTCGGCTTCGAGCAGGAGTACTTCTTCTATAAGGACGGCCGTCCGCTCGGCTTCCCCGAATACGGCTATCCCGCGCCGCAGGGCCCGTACTACACCGGCGTCGGCTACAAGTTCGTCGGCGACGTCGCCCGCAAGATCGTCGAAGAGCATCTCGACCTCTGCTTGGCTGCCGGCATCAACCATGAAGGCATCAACGCGGAAGTCGCCAAGGGCCAGTGGGAATTCCAGATCTTCGGCAAGGGCTCCAAGAAGGCCGCTGACGAAATGTGGATGGCCCGCTACCTGATGCTGCGCCTGACCGAGAAGTACGGCATCGACATCGAATTCCACTGCAAGCCGCTCGGCGACACCGACTGGAACGGCTCGGGCATGCATGCCAACTTCTCGACCGAGTACATGCGCACGGTAGGTGGCAAGGAGTATTTCGAGGCGCTGATGGCCGCCTTCGACAAGAACCTGATGGACCACATCGCCGTCTACGGCCCGGACAACGACAAGCGTCTGACCGGCAAGCACGAGACCGCGCCGTGGAACAAGTTCAGCTACGGCGTTGCCGACCGCGGCGCCTCGATCCGTGTTCCGCACTCCTTCGTCAACAACGGCTATAAGGGCTATCTGGAAGACCGCCGTCCGAACTCGCAGGGCGACCCCTACCAGATCGCTTCGCAGATCCTGAAGACGATCGCGTCCGTGCCGACCGACAAGAAGGCCGCGGCCTAA
- a CDS encoding DUF2735 domain-containing protein, producing the protein MMNNGLSHGSATIYQFPVGGRAALAGRRYGETRLPADHASHPANVSICSDSWYHQDAVDDAKPKWDR; encoded by the coding sequence ATGATGAACAATGGTCTGAGTCACGGATCGGCAACGATCTACCAATTCCCGGTCGGGGGCCGCGCAGCTCTCGCCGGACGCCGCTATGGCGAGACCCGCCTCCCCGCCGATCATGCCTCGCATCCCGCGAATGTCTCGATCTGCAGCGACAGCTGGTATCACCAGGACGCGGTCGATGACGCCAAGCCGAAATGGGATCGCTGA
- a CDS encoding tyrosine-protein phosphatase produces the protein MRDSPARHLALQGASNFRDLGGYPTADGRTTRWRHIFRSNHLGQLTAADVEIVRALGVRSAFDFRGLEERTAGVCVVKEINVHSLPIEPSVVAALRAEIAKGTLTAPVALELMRESYRNYVRHHTHSFRSLFGHLLEDRAPLVIHCTAGKDRTGFASALILHALGVPDDIIAEDYLLTNRHYKRDATAATDLPQDVRDAIGSVEASYLAAAFEAVGEEYGDLETYLRDGLKLGAAERTALKERYLQA, from the coding sequence CTGAGAGACTCCCCTGCCCGTCACCTAGCCCTGCAAGGCGCCAGCAATTTTCGCGATCTCGGCGGTTATCCGACCGCCGATGGCCGCACCACGCGCTGGCGCCACATCTTCCGCTCCAACCATCTCGGCCAGCTCACCGCCGCCGATGTCGAGATCGTCCGCGCGCTGGGCGTGCGAAGCGCATTCGATTTCCGCGGGCTGGAGGAGCGCACAGCCGGCGTCTGCGTGGTGAAAGAGATCAATGTGCATTCGCTGCCGATCGAGCCGAGTGTCGTGGCTGCGCTGCGCGCCGAGATCGCGAAGGGGACGCTGACCGCGCCGGTGGCACTCGAGCTGATGCGCGAGTCCTATCGCAACTACGTCCGCCACCATACGCACAGCTTTCGCAGCCTGTTCGGCCATCTGCTGGAAGACCGTGCGCCGCTGGTGATTCACTGCACCGCCGGCAAGGACCGTACCGGCTTTGCCAGCGCGCTGATCCTGCATGCGCTCGGCGTGCCCGATGACATCATCGCCGAGGACTACCTCTTGACCAACCGTCACTACAAGCGCGATGCAACGGCCGCCACGGACCTGCCCCAGGACGTCCGCGATGCCATCGGCAGCGTCGAGGCCTCGTATCTCGCTGCGGCCTTCGAGGCCGTCGGCGAAGAATACGGTGATCTCGAAACCTACTTGCGCGATGGACTCAAGCTCGGCGCGGCCGAACGGACCGCACTGAAGGAGCGTTATCTGCAAGCATAG
- a CDS encoding SDR family oxidoreductase — MRDKVLIVTGARGALGKVVAEIAQSRGARVACIDHAPSQVPATPDRIEIGGIDLSDAAQAKTAVDAAAKHFGRLDALINIAGGFAFETIGDGDVKTWQRMYALNVLTALNTSRAALPHLAASEAGRIVNIGAIGALQAGSGMGPYAASKASVHRLTEALANEWKGKVTVNAVLPSIIDTAANRADMPKADFSKWVTPQELAEVILFLVSDAASGVTGALIPVAGRI; from the coding sequence ATGCGAGACAAGGTCCTGATCGTGACAGGCGCGCGCGGAGCGCTCGGCAAGGTCGTCGCCGAAATCGCGCAGTCGCGCGGCGCCCGCGTGGCCTGCATCGACCATGCGCCTTCGCAAGTGCCCGCGACGCCCGACCGCATCGAGATCGGCGGCATCGACCTATCGGACGCGGCCCAGGCGAAGACGGCAGTCGATGCGGCGGCAAAGCACTTCGGCCGGCTCGATGCGCTGATCAACATCGCCGGAGGCTTTGCGTTCGAAACGATCGGCGACGGCGACGTCAAGACCTGGCAGCGCATGTACGCGCTCAATGTCCTGACCGCGCTCAACACCTCGCGCGCGGCGCTGCCGCATCTCGCCGCTTCCGAGGCAGGCCGCATCGTCAACATCGGCGCCATAGGCGCGCTCCAGGCCGGCAGCGGCATGGGCCCGTACGCCGCATCGAAGGCCAGTGTGCACCGGCTCACCGAGGCGCTCGCCAACGAGTGGAAAGGCAAGGTCACGGTCAACGCAGTGCTTCCGTCGATCATCGACACCGCGGCCAATCGCGCCGACATGCCGAAGGCGGACTTTTCCAAATGGGTGACGCCGCAGGAGCTCGCCGAGGTCATCCTGTTCCTCGTCAGCGACGCCGCGAGCGGCGTCACCGGCGCGCTGATCCCGGTGGCCGGGCGGATCTAG